The nucleotide sequence ACAGTTTGAACAGTCTCTGTTCGACATCTACTGGCGGGACGTGCAGGCTTTTCTGGCCGCACACCCTGATGACACCTTCTACGCCTTCGCGCTGAGCGGCTTGTACCGCGAGGAAGATGGCCCTATCTATCTGCCCACGCTGGCCGCCAATAGCGAACAGGCTTATGCCGAAGTACTGGCCTCGTACCAGAAAAAAGGCATTTCCGAATTTTCGGCGGACGCAGGCCAGCTCGGCAGTCTGCGCTGGAACCCCGCCGACTGGAGCTGGGAAGAGCTTGATATCAATTCGGAGGGTTCCGCCTTCCAGCAGCTCAACGATGCCTTGATTGCAGAAGCCAACAGCAGCACACCTGCCCACTGGCTGCGCGCCGAGGCGCGCCTGCTCAAGGTGCTGATCAGCATTTGCAAGGCACTGACCAAGGCCTGCAAAAAATCCGCTTCGGCCAGTCAGTTGAGTCCTCAGTTTGCTGTGCTGTTGATCACACTCGACGACGAGGAAAGCGAGCAACTGGCACGCCAGAGCCTGGGCGAACCCCTGTTTCTGAAACTGTTCCCCAGTCACGATAAAGACGCGCAAAGGCGTTACCGGATTGCCGCCCTGCCCATTGCGCAGCAGCTGCAATATCACCTGGCCTGCCTGCAAGGCGTGGCGCTTGAGGAGCTGGGCCTGAGCGCACAAGACACATCGCTGCTGGGCGAGGAAGCCGAGACCGCGCTGCTGAGCATGGACCACGCCCTGGTGGCCCATGCACTGCTGCCAGTGCTGTCCAGGCCCCAAGCGCAATGGCGCGCCGCCATGATGCTGGCCCAGATGGCCTGGCATGACGAAGCGGTGCTGGCCGCGCTGCGCCAGCAGGTGCAGCAGCCGCTGAAGCAGCGTTCTGAAGAAAGTGGCCGCAACTGGTGCGCCAGTGCATTGGGGGCCATCGGCGATCAGGACTGGCTGCTGCAGCAAGTCAGCACAGTGGCCCTGCCTGCCGAGCGAATTGCGCAAGGCATTGCCCACCCCTACCGCGCCTGGAACAGCAAGCCGGGCACCACCGCCCTGCACTTGAACTATGCGCCGCTGGAACAGGCCTTGAGCCTGAACCATCAGGCACTGACAGCAGCGCTGGGCGAAGAGCTGGCGCCCGGCACAGGCTTTTGCAGCTTGCGCAGTGCCGATCTGGATGAAGCCATTCTCGGCCTGCAGTCACCACATCTGCTGGTGCGTGTGCATGCGGCCTGCATCATGGGCGAGCGCAGCCTGGGTGCTGCCGCAGGCAAACGCATCATTGCCGCACTGGCACAGGCCTTGAGGCGGGACGATAACGAGGATGTGCGCTACCAGGCCATGCTGGGCTTGCAGGACTGGAAAAAAGCCAGCATCAGCCAACTGGCCGAAATTCAGCATGCCGCCAAGCATGACGCGAGCGAAAACGTTCGTGAACTGGCACAGGAATGGCTGGACGAATACTGCTGAACACACGAAAAACAGAATCGGAGACAGACATGCAAATCAATGTGCAAGGCGCTGACATCTACGCCTACTCCGGCGGCAAGCCGTTCGACGCGGCCAAGCCCACCGCCATCTTTATCCACGGCGTGCTGTGCGACCACAGTGTGTGG is from Comamonas fluminis and encodes:
- a CDS encoding DUF4303 domain-containing protein; amino-acid sequence: MPAISPTTLDWKQFEQSLFDIYWRDVQAFLAAHPDDTFYAFALSGLYREEDGPIYLPTLAANSEQAYAEVLASYQKKGISEFSADAGQLGSLRWNPADWSWEELDINSEGSAFQQLNDALIAEANSSTPAHWLRAEARLLKVLISICKALTKACKKSASASQLSPQFAVLLITLDDEESEQLARQSLGEPLFLKLFPSHDKDAQRRYRIAALPIAQQLQYHLACLQGVALEELGLSAQDTSLLGEEAETALLSMDHALVAHALLPVLSRPQAQWRAAMMLAQMAWHDEAVLAALRQQVQQPLKQRSEESGRNWCASALGAIGDQDWLLQQVSTVALPAERIAQGIAHPYRAWNSKPGTTALHLNYAPLEQALSLNHQALTAALGEELAPGTGFCSLRSADLDEAILGLQSPHLLVRVHAACIMGERSLGAAAGKRIIAALAQALRRDDNEDVRYQAMLGLQDWKKASISQLAEIQHAAKHDASENVRELAQEWLDEYC